The sequence below is a genomic window from Mycobacterium heidelbergense.
GGTGTGAAGGCGTCATGTCTGAGCGCGGCAGGCGGGCTGGGCTGGAGCCCACGGTGCTGGGCTTTCCTGGGCTAACAGCAGCACTTTGCCACGCCGCTTTCGAATCTTCCAGCAAGGTTTGGCTGGGCTCAGTGCGTTCCCCGACCGGATGGCGCCGCCTGGTTAGGTTAGACTCCACTAACCAACTTAGGTTAGACTCTACTAACTATGCGGCTTGTTCGCTCGGCTCATTCGCGCGTGCGGGGGGTGTCCTGATGTACGTGTGCCTCTGTGTGGGGGCCACCAACCAGACGGTGTCCGACGCCGTCGCGCGGGGCGCGTCCACGTCGAAAGAGGTCGCCGCGGCCTGTGGGGCCGGCGGCGATTGCGGGCGTTGCCGGCGCACGCTCCGCGCGATCATCGCCGCCGCGCACGAATTCGAGTCCACCCCCTCGCGATAGCCGGTCAGCGCCGCGTGTTGAAGTCCGCCAGCGCCGCGGCGTTGGCCTGGGCGCCCATCAGCTCGGCGAAGTGGGCGTTTTCCCGCGCGCTCGCCGCGGCGATCTCGGGACGGATCGGTTCCACCATCGTGTGCTTGACGGCCATCAGGCTCGAGATCGGCCGCGCCGCAAGGATTTCGGCATGCCGGCGGGCCTCCGGCAGCAGCTCCTCCGGATCGCAGACCCGCCAGACCAGGCCCATCCGCAACGCCTCGTCGGCGCCGACCCATTCCGAGGACATCAACAGCCAGGCGGCGTTTTGCCGGCCGACCAGCTGCGGCAGCAGATACGACGACGCCGCCTCGGGTGCGACGCCCAGGCTGGTGAAGGGGCACTTCAGGCGGGCCGTCGACGACATGAACGCCAGATCGGCGTAGCCGAGGATGGTGGCGCCGATCCCCACGCCGACGCCGTTGACCGCACAGATCAGCGGCTTGGGAAACGCGGCGAGCGCGTCGATCAGCCCGATGAAGCCGTGCTTTCCCGGCGTGAAGTCCGGATCCGTGATGCGCGCCTGCATCTCGGCGAGATCCGTGCCCGCGCTGAAGCCCCGGCCGGCGCCGGTCAGCAGGACCACGGCGACCTCCGGATCGTCGGCGG
It includes:
- a CDS encoding (2Fe-2S)-binding protein, with the translated sequence MYVCLCVGATNQTVSDAVARGASTSKEVAAACGAGGDCGRCRRTLRAIIAAAHEFESTPSR
- a CDS encoding enoyl-CoA hydratase/isomerase family protein, producing MTLQIDDKNRVRTLTLNRPEALNAFNEALYDATAEALLAAADDPEVAVVLLTGAGRGFSAGTDLAEMQARITDPDFTPGKHGFIGLIDALAAFPKPLICAVNGVGVGIGATILGYADLAFMSSTARLKCPFTSLGVAPEAASSYLLPQLVGRQNAAWLLMSSEWVGADEALRMGLVWRVCDPEELLPEARRHAEILAARPISSLMAVKHTMVEPIRPEIAAASARENAHFAELMGAQANAAALADFNTRR